A genome region from Solanum pennellii chromosome 12, SPENNV200 includes the following:
- the LOC107005267 gene encoding cyclin-dependent kinase inhibitor 4-like, whose protein sequence is MGKYMRKRKTKTTGEVVAVLDVSPLGVRTRAKTLALKRLQKSSSGGGDGGDVGGGCYLQLRSRRLEKPLVGFERKRRKHPLKESKRQNRSLRVREMKGQSWNSGSGEGEEEKKEQVQENQKEIDNNGSFEGENLLEFDGRERTTRESTPCNLIRDPDNIPTPGSSTRANNASEGNGREPTSAQRIIPTAHEMNDFFAGTEEKQQKQFIEKYNFDPVNDKPLPGRYKWVKVDR, encoded by the exons ATGGGTAAGTATATGAGGAAGAGGAAGACAAAAACTACTGGTGAAGTTGTTGCTGTTTTGGATGTAAGTCCTTTGGGTGTTCGTACAAGAGCTAAAACCCTAGCTTTGAAGCGATTGCAGAAATCGAGCTCAGGTGGCGGTGATGGTGGTGATGTGGGTGGGGGGTGTTATCTGCAGCTGAGGAGCAGGCGGCTGGAGAAACCCTTGGTGGGGTTTGAAAGGAAAAGACGGAAACACCCTTTGAAGGAATCGAAAAGACAGAATCGGAGTTTGAGGGTGAGGGAAATGAAGGGGCAATCTTGGAATTCTGGGTCTGGAGAGGGTGAAGAGGAGAAGAAGGAACAAGTACAGGAAAATCAGAAGGAAATTGACAACAATGGAAGCTTTGAAGGTGAAAACTTGCTGGAATTTGATGGTAGAGAGAG GACCACCAGGGAGAGCACACCTTGTAATTTGATCAGGGACCCGGATAACATACCAACCCCTGGTTCCAGTACAAGAGCTAACAATGCTAGCGAAGGTAACGGCAGGGAGCCAACTTCAGCGCAAAGAATTATCCCAACAGCTCATGAAATGAACGACTTCTTTGCGGGTACAGAAGAGAAGCAGCAGAAACAATTCATTGAGAA GTACAACTTTGATCCGGTGAACGACAAGCCCCTCCCTGGACGTTACAAATGGGTGAAAGTAGATCGTTAG
- the LOC107005268 gene encoding cytochrome b5-like, with protein MGVDNKVLKTYDEVSLHNHPKDCWVIINAKAYNVTNFLNDHPGGEEVLLAAAGKDASEEFEEAGHGSASRLMLDEFYVGEIDPSTKNNATLDTTSSTNFLQKHNKIDYYQGKSSRQNNVKLLQFFVPIVILLFGSTLFKFLY; from the exons aTGGGAGTTGATAATAAAGTGTTGAAAACATATGATGAAGTTTCTTTGCATAATCATCCTAAAGATTGTTGGGTTATCATAAATGCTAAG GCATACAATGTGACAAACTTCCTAAATGATCATCCTGGTGGTGAAGAAGTCTTGTTGGCAGCAGCAG GCAAGGATGCAAGTGAAGAGTTTGAAGAAGCAGGACATGGAAGTGCATCAAGATTGATGCTAGATGAATTCTATGTGGGAGAAATTGATCCTTCTACAAAAAATAATGCCACTTTGGACACCACTTCATCAACAAATTTTCTTCAAAAGCATAACAAAATTGATTATTATCAAGGCAAGTCATCTAGGCAAAATAATGTAaaacttcttcaattttttgtgCCAATTGTAATCTTGTTATTTGGAAGTACTTTATTTAAGTTCTTGTATTGA
- the LOC107007669 gene encoding 60S ribosomal protein L13a-4: MVSGSGISARRIVVDARHHMLGRLSSILAKELLNGQRVVVVRCEEICLSGGLVRQKMKYLRFLRKRMNTKPSHGPIHFRAPSKILWRTIRGMIPHKTKRGAAALARLKVYEGVPPPYDKIKRMVIPDALKVLRLQSGHKYCLLGKLSSEVGWNHYDTIKELENKRKERAQVAYERRKQLAKLRVKAEKAAEEKLGPQLAVIAPIKY, from the exons ATGGTTTCAGGTTCAGGGATCAGCGCAAGGAGGATAGTGGTGGATGCTCGCCACCATATGCTTGGAAGACTTTCTTCAATTTTGGCGAAAGAGCTTCTCAATGGACAGAGAGTTGTTGTTGTTAGATGTGAAGAGATTTGTCTTTCCGGTGGACTTGTTCGCCAGAAAATGAAGTATCTTAGATTTCTTCGTAAGAGAATGAATACAAAGCCATCTCATGGTCCTATCCATTTTCGTGCTCCTTCTAAGATCCTTTGGCGTACAATCCGTGG GATGATTCCCCACAAGACCAAGCGTGGAGCAGCTGCACTTGCCCGCTTGAAGGTTTATGAGGGTGTTCCACCACCATATGACAAGATTAAGAGGATGGTTATCCCCGATGCTCTAAA GGTATTGAGGCTCCAATCCGGACACAAGTACTGTCTCTTGGGCAAGCTTTCATCAGAAGTTGGATGGAACCATTATGATACTATCAAG GAACTCGAGAACAAGAGAAAGGAGAGAGCTCAGGTAGCATACGAGAGGAGAAAGCAGTTGGCAAAACTTAGAGTTAAGGCTGAGAAAGCTGCTGAGGAGAAGCTTGGACCTCAACTCGCCGTTATTGCTCCAATCAAGTATTGA
- the LOC107006898 gene encoding probable pectinesterase 29, with product MSSFFFNFFIFFLGIIELGNAKFHFKEQKKYPTVYVDPSGHGKFATIQSAIDSIPQNNQYWICIIIKPGQYREQVKIPREKPYIYLKGDKNGEVIVTWDAHGSIDTDATFTTEANNTIVESITFINSYNYPPKRNKHPRVVAVAAMISGDKCVFFKCKFLGFQDTLWDVQGRHYFKICTIEGAVDFIFGNGKSIYEVKLSNLSITVSFVQINLTVIIQLITFEKNQLKT from the exons atgtcttcttttttctttaatttttttattttcttcctaGGTATTATTGAACTTGGAAAtgcaaaatttcattttaaagagcaAAAAAAATATCCAACGGTGTATGTTGATCCATCTGGACATGGAAAATTTGCAACTATTCAATCAGCCATTGATTCTATccctcaaaataatcaatattggATCTGTATTATCATCAAACCTGGACAATATAG GGAACAAGTGAAAATCCCTAGAGAAAAGCCATATATTTATCTAAAAGGAGATAAAAATGGAGAAGTTATTGTAACTTGGGATGCTCATGGCTCAATTGATACTGATGCTACTTTTACTACTGAAGCTAATAATACAATTGTGGAAAGTATCACATTTATa aattcttataattatcctccaaaaagaaacaaacatcCTAGGGTGGTGGCAGTGGCAGCCATGATTTCTGGTGACAAATGTGTATTTTTTAAGTGTAAATTTCTTGGATTTCAAGATACATTATGGGATGTTCAAGGAAgacattatttcaaaatttgtacCATTGAAGGAGCTGTTGATTTCATCTTTGGTAATGGTAAATCCATTTATGAGGTAAAACTCTCAAATCTTTCGATAACAGTGTCGTTTGTTCAGATAAATTTAACCGTTATAATACAATTgataacttttgaaaaaaatcaattaaaaacatAG
- the LOC107007638 gene encoding translation initiation factor IF-1, chloroplastic, which yields MASLSWWNPAPATVAMAACSPTPTSCKTSNSLALPRSVFVSKQEELMKQAKGLLVKTQQHSKKKKNNSTNSRRTTSIQCLSQEQKWTHEGSITESLPNGMFRVKLDNADVVLGYISGKIRKNFIRLLPGDRVKIEVSRYDSSKGRIIYRLRGGREG from the coding sequence ATGGCATCTCTGTCATGGTGGAATCCCGCTCCTGCCACTGTTGCAATGGCAGCTTGTTCTCCAACGCCAACATCCTGTAAAACCTCCAACTCATTAGCACTGCCGCGCTCTGTGTTTGTCAGCAAGCAGGAAGAGTTAATGAAACAAGCCAAGGGTCTTTTGGTTAAAACACAGCAACactcgaagaagaagaagaacaattcCACCAATTCCAGACGTACTACCAGCATTCAATGTCTCTCGCAGGAACAAAAATGGACTCATGAAGGTTCCATTACCGAGTCTCTCCCCAATggcatgtttagggtcaaattGGATAACGCAGATGTGGTACTGGGATACATTTCTGGAAAGATACGAAAGAATTTCATACGGTTGTTGCCCGGAGACAGAGTCAAAATCGAGGTAAGTCGTTATGATTCCAGTAAAGGACGCATCATTTATAGACTCCGTGGTGGTCGAGAAGGGTAG
- the LOC107005536 gene encoding protein arginine methyltransferase NDUFAF7 homolog, mitochondrial encodes MASSRYLFSLFHRHRVIPFEFLGQPSSALFSTHIVGDTPILVRDFVHKALYDPNVGYFSQKSASVGVLDSSIKFNRFEGRKAYMKHLDKIYKQSDVSWFTPVELFKPWYAHGIAESILRTTNLSVPLKIYEIGGGSGTCAKGILDYIKLNAPTRVYDNISYTSVEISSSLAAKQIQTVGEVDSHLSKFRVEHRDATDRNGWGDVNEQPCWVIMLEVLDNLPHDLIYSENQTSPWMEVWVERKQGGELSELYRPIEDSLIKSCMEIIDMPDATTGGSRVSSAMKNIWAKVLPKPRWCWLPTGCLKLLEVLHGALPKMSLIASDFSYLPDVKIPGERAPLVSTKKDGSSSDYNSYLDAKGDADIFFPTDFLLLEQMDHYCSGWMKQQKDGEPLKRGKKRRTLSLDTAAFMEEFGLPTKTRTKDGYNPLLDDFKNTKVYLSVPTHNVK; translated from the exons ATGGCTTCTTCACGATATCTCTTCTCCCTGTTTCACAGACACAGAG TGATACCATTTGAGTTCCTGGGTCAGCCATCTTCAGCTTTGTTCTCTACTCACATTGTTGGGGACACCCCAATTCTT GTTAGAGATTTTGTTCACAAGGCATTGTATGATCCAAATGTCGGGTATTTCTCCCAGAAATCAGCATCAGTTGGAGTTCTTGATAGTAGCATTAAGTTCAATCGGTTTGAAG GTAGGAAAGCATACATGAAACATTTGGATAAGATTTACAAGCAGAGTGATGTCTCATGGTTTACTCCAGTGGAGCTTTTTAAg CCCTGGTATGCACATGGAATAGCTGAATCCATTTTGCGTACTACAAACCTATCTGTTCCACTTAAA ATATATGAAATAGGTGGTGGATCAGGAACTTGTGCAAAAGGCATCCTGGATTACATAAAGTTAAATGCACCGACAAGAGTTTATGATAATATCAGCTACAC TTCAGTTGAAATCAGTTCCTCACTTGCAGCAAAACAGATTCAAACTGTTGGCGAAGTTGATAGCCACTTATCAAAATTTAGAGTTGAGCATCGTGATGCTACTGACAGGAACGGATGGG GAGATGTGAATGAACAACCGTGTTGGGTTATCATGCTAGAG GTTCTTGACAATCTTCCTCATGATCTCATTTACTCTGAGAATCAAACATCTCCATGGATGGAAGTGTGGGTTGAAAGAAAACAAGG GGGAGAACTCTCAGAGTTGTATAGGCCAATTGAAGACTCCTTAATCAAATCTTGCATGGAAATCATAGATATGCCTGATGCTACAACGGGCGGGAGCAGGGTTAGTTCAgccatgaaaaatatttgggcAAAAGTCCTTCCTAAGCCAAGATGGTGTTGGCTTCCCACTGGTTGCTTG AAACTTCTAGAAGTTTTACATGGAGCTTTACCGAAGATGTCTTTAATCGCTTCCGATTTCAGTTATCTACCTGATGTTAAAATTCCCGGTGAAAGAGCTCCACTTGTTTCAACCAAG AAAGATGGCAGTAGCTCTGATTACAACAGTTATTTGGACGCTAAG GGGGACGCCGACATATTCTTTCCAACAGATTTCTTGCTCTTGGAACAGATGGATCATTACTGCTCTGGGTGGATGAAGCAGCAAAAAGATGGCGAGCCATTGAAGCGGGGAAAGAAAAGACGTACTCTTTCG CTCGACACAGCAGCATTTATGGAAGAATTTGGTCTCCCAACAAAGACGAGAACTAAAGATGGATATAATCCCCTCCTGGACGACTTCAAGAACACCAAAGTTTATTTGAGCGTTCCCACACACAACGTCAAATAG